The following proteins are encoded in a genomic region of Glycine soja cultivar W05 chromosome 17, ASM419377v2, whole genome shotgun sequence:
- the LOC114393490 gene encoding uncharacterized protein LOC114393490 has protein sequence MQNGRCNCWNAEMMRGNQSEGESSVLLCLRPKFCETCLYDDTRWSNQPTRQDWFICRLKWIRLFHTQIVLNSTAPVEVEHGHGVKPIQDWYKWRLVLAYDGTKYAGWQYQQSPPTVQCTLEKALTRATKLQRKDFCLVGASRTDAGVHAWGQVAHFFTPFNYDNLEELHAALNGLLPTDIRVREISPASAEFHARFSAISKIYHYKIYNDAIMDPFQRHFAYHSVYKLNSAVMREAAKYFVGKHDFSAFANASNNDGVPDPVKHVFRFDLKEMGALLQIEVEGSGFLYRQVRNMVALLLQIGREAIPPDIVPHILASRDRKELAKYSLSAPPHGLCLVSINYNESHLLPPPGCPPANSFGRHHTIRKCKVPFFL, from the exons ATGCAGAATGGAAGGTGCAATTGTTGGAATGCAGAGATGATGAGAGGGAACCAATCGGAGGGAGAAAGCTCTGTCCTTTTGTGTTTACGCCCCAAATTCTGTGAAACCTGCCTCTACGACGAC ACCCGTTGGAGCAACCAACCAACAAGACAGGACTGGTTTATTTGCAGGCTAAAATGGATCCGATTGTTTCATACGCAGATTGTG TTGAATTCCACTGCTCCAGTGGAAGTGGAACATGGTCATGGTGTGAAGCCCATTCAAGATTGGTATAAGTGGCGCCTCGTTTTGGCTTATGATGGAACCAAATACGCag GTTGGCAATATCAGCAGTCTCCCCCTACTGTACAATGTACTTTGGAGAAAGCTTTAACTCGAGCAACAAAGCTTCAAAGGAAGGATTTCTGTTTGGTTGGTGCGAGCAGGACCGATGCAGGAGTTCATGCTTGGGGTCAG GTTGCTCATTTTTTTACACCTTTTAACTATGACAACTTGGAAGAACTTCATGCAGCTTTGAACGGTCTTCTTCCTACTGATATTCGAGTTAGAGAGATCAGCCCTGCATCAGCTGAATTCCACGCTCGATTTTCTGCCATAAGTAAGATTTACCATTACAAGATATACAATGATGCCATCATGGATCCATTCCAACGGCACTTTGCTTACCATAGTGTGTATAAACTCAATAGCGCTGTTATGAGAGAAGCTGCAAAATATTTTGTTGGGAAGCATGATTTCTCTGCCTTTGCCAATGCATCCAACAATGATGGGGTACCGGATCCAGTGAAGCATGTATTCCGAtttgatttgaaagaaatg GGAGCTCTTTTGCAAATAGAAGTTGAAGGCTCAGGTTTCTTATATAGACAAGTCCGAAACATG GTGGCTTTGTTGCTTCAAATTGGTAGGGAAGCTATACCTCCTGACATTGTTCCACATATTCTGGCGAGTCGAGATCGAAAGGAGCTTGCAAAATACTCCTTGTCTGCCCCTCCTCATGGCCTTTGTCTTGTTTCTATCAACTATAATGAAAGTCACCTGTTGCCTCCACCGGGGTGTCCCCCTGCAAACAGTTTTGGTAGGCATCATACCATAAGGAAATGCAAGGTTCCATTCTTTTTGTAA